One stretch of Roseimicrobium sp. ORNL1 DNA includes these proteins:
- a CDS encoding metallophosphoesterase — MPAHESLLTVPTRRAFLQHGALCLAGLTGVVAGKDASGDTGVKVAARVGIVTDLHYADKEPTKTRFYRETPKKLEEAVQRFNEDKPDFIVELGDLIDQATTVEQEIAWLDEIEKVFAKVTSPRHYVLGNHCVATLTKEEFTAHTGASKVSHYSFDHGGVHFVILDACYRSDGEPYGRSNADWTDASIPAAELAWLREDLKATAHPVVVFAHQRLDDADKHSVKNAAEVRTVLEASGRVSAVLQGHSHKNAYQQMNGIHYVTLAALIEGSGDENNSYGLMEVLNDGALRIKGFRKMETRELSGLKRA, encoded by the coding sequence ATGCCTGCACACGAATCCCTTCTGACTGTCCCTACTCGCCGCGCTTTTCTCCAGCATGGAGCACTCTGTCTGGCTGGATTGACGGGAGTGGTCGCCGGAAAGGACGCATCAGGTGACACTGGGGTCAAGGTGGCTGCGAGGGTGGGTATTGTCACAGACCTTCACTATGCGGACAAGGAGCCCACGAAGACGAGGTTCTACCGTGAGACGCCCAAGAAGCTGGAAGAGGCCGTGCAGCGGTTCAACGAAGACAAGCCCGACTTCATTGTGGAGTTGGGGGACCTGATTGATCAGGCGACAACTGTGGAGCAGGAGATTGCGTGGCTGGACGAGATTGAGAAGGTGTTCGCGAAGGTCACTTCACCACGCCACTACGTCCTGGGGAATCACTGCGTGGCCACGCTGACGAAGGAGGAGTTCACTGCCCATACTGGAGCCTCCAAAGTGTCCCATTATTCCTTTGATCATGGTGGGGTGCACTTCGTGATCCTCGATGCCTGCTATCGTTCCGATGGCGAGCCGTATGGGCGTTCGAATGCGGACTGGACAGATGCGAGCATTCCCGCTGCCGAACTCGCGTGGTTGCGCGAAGACTTGAAAGCGACCGCGCACCCTGTGGTGGTCTTCGCGCACCAGCGCCTGGATGATGCGGACAAGCACAGCGTGAAGAATGCTGCCGAGGTGCGTACCGTGCTGGAAGCTTCCGGCCGTGTGAGTGCCGTGTTGCAGGGGCACTCGCACAAGAATGCCTACCAGCAGATGAATGGCATCCACTACGTCACCCTTGCCGCCCTGATTGAAGGCAGTGGCGACGAAAACAACAGCTACGGCCTGATGGAGGTGCTGAACGACGGCGCGCTACGCATCAAGGGTTTCCGGAAGATGGAGACTCGCGAGTTGAGTGGACTGAAGCGTGCGTAG
- a CDS encoding alpha/beta fold hydrolase, which yields MSATASSFHPSDYTIAFMRINHIRRGRGRPLLLIHGMGGSWRSWAPVLKLLSAEREVIAIDLPGFGKSPAVHDEVTISTLANAVAAFIEAQDLEGVDVVGSSIGANVALELARRGEGLVGAVVALAPAGFGRDRQRMVYQHMMGMTMGVMRALRKVMPFLTSRALTRFLLFRHVSARPMRLPARMALDEAESMVAATSFNEALRHLSRDDIQHGVPPRGIKHALVLAWGRQDRLCPTNQAELAHLYFPDARLHFFDKCGHYPHWDAPREVARLILDVTRTHSLVPLAAIAGDHAGL from the coding sequence ATGAGTGCAACCGCATCATCATTTCATCCGTCCGACTACACCATCGCCTTCATGCGCATCAATCATATCCGAAGAGGCAGGGGCAGACCTTTGCTGCTCATCCACGGGATGGGTGGCAGTTGGAGATCCTGGGCTCCGGTTCTGAAGTTGCTGTCTGCGGAACGTGAGGTGATTGCGATCGATCTTCCCGGCTTTGGGAAGTCTCCGGCAGTGCATGATGAAGTCACGATTTCCACGCTGGCGAATGCCGTGGCGGCGTTCATTGAAGCGCAGGACCTTGAAGGCGTGGATGTGGTGGGCAGTTCCATCGGCGCGAATGTCGCGTTGGAACTCGCAAGACGCGGTGAAGGACTGGTGGGTGCCGTGGTGGCACTGGCGCCGGCGGGATTTGGCAGGGACCGGCAACGTATGGTGTATCAGCACATGATGGGCATGACCATGGGTGTCATGCGTGCCCTTCGCAAAGTGATGCCGTTCCTGACCTCCAGGGCCCTCACGCGCTTTCTTCTTTTCAGGCATGTGTCCGCGCGTCCCATGCGGTTGCCTGCCCGGATGGCGCTTGATGAAGCGGAGAGCATGGTGGCTGCCACCTCCTTCAACGAGGCCCTGCGACACCTTTCACGAGATGACATCCAGCACGGCGTGCCGCCCCGTGGCATCAAGCACGCGCTGGTCCTGGCATGGGGACGTCAGGATCGCCTGTGTCCCACCAACCAGGCGGAACTCGCCCATCTGTATTTCCCGGACGCCCGCCTGCACTTCTTTGACAAATGCGGCCACTATCCCCACTGGGATGCGCCGCGTGAGGTGGCCCGGCTCATTCTGGACGTGACCAGGACTCACAGCCTCGTGCCTCTTGCCGCGATTGCGGGAGACCACGCAGGGCTTTGA
- a CDS encoding PAS domain S-box protein: MNTSPPVAPELVGGNAGSGRMVSGRMEEILNLMSDAFIAMDRDWRITYVNPAYLKLVFPLYSNVEDLVGHVIWERFPDIDPEAIRRFHTAMELQQPDHLEDYYEPLDRWLEVRVHPAPESVAFYLQDITARKKAEATLRDSEERYRTLFTTLDDGFCVFEMIYDEAGRPVDYRFTEVNEAFERHTGLKDVVGKTIREMVPCHEEHWFEIYGHVAETGEPRKFTHVGAGMNRWFEVSAFRMGPPEARKVAAIFADVTQRFLTEKALRDSEERYRNLFTSIDEGVGLCEMLYDEHGKAFDYRILEVNPAFAKNTGLTPETVVGKTARELMLAPEERIARYAQVLATGEPLRYQYYVEPIGRWLDVFVSRVGGDGSPFFVPVFNDITARMEAETVLKAAKETAEAANAAKDKFLAVLSHELRTPLTPVLMTAAARELDPDISPALREDMAMIRRNVELETKLIDDLLDLSRITSGKLALRMEALELNTIVRHVCSICRPQMQEKEVQLHMDFDPDAGRVMADPARLQQILWNILRNAAKFTPDGGEIMVATRRSSPERVVVQITDSGIGISPEVLPNIFEAFEQGDSQITRKFGGLGLGLSISKALTALHGGVISVASEGNGRGSIFTLELPAHHEEPSEGLSSSSPQAESGNGEIRVLLVEDHADTARVLAMLLRRAGYEVDPADSVAAAIRLATAHRYDLLVSDLGLPDGSGYEVMKRLREKGPMKGIAMSGYGMDEDIRRSFEAGFSEHVVKPVNGAHLQAVMQRVLHQA; the protein is encoded by the coding sequence ATGAACACTTCACCTCCAGTTGCACCGGAACTTGTGGGCGGAAATGCCGGAAGCGGCAGGATGGTGAGCGGGCGCATGGAGGAGATTCTCAACCTCATGAGCGATGCCTTCATCGCCATGGACCGGGACTGGCGCATCACGTATGTGAACCCCGCCTACTTGAAGCTGGTGTTCCCTTTGTATTCCAATGTGGAGGATCTGGTGGGGCACGTCATCTGGGAGAGATTTCCCGACATCGACCCGGAGGCGATTCGTCGCTTCCACACGGCGATGGAGCTGCAGCAGCCGGATCACCTGGAAGATTATTACGAACCTCTGGATAGATGGCTGGAAGTGCGCGTGCATCCCGCGCCGGAGTCTGTCGCTTTTTATCTGCAGGACATCACGGCGCGGAAGAAGGCAGAAGCGACCCTGCGTGACAGTGAGGAGCGCTACCGCACGCTTTTCACCACGCTCGATGACGGCTTCTGCGTCTTCGAGATGATCTATGATGAGGCAGGGCGACCGGTGGACTACCGCTTCACGGAGGTGAATGAGGCCTTCGAACGGCACACCGGCCTGAAGGATGTGGTGGGGAAAACCATCCGGGAAATGGTGCCGTGCCACGAGGAGCACTGGTTTGAGATTTACGGCCATGTCGCGGAGACAGGTGAGCCGCGGAAATTCACCCATGTGGGCGCTGGCATGAACCGGTGGTTTGAAGTGAGCGCCTTTCGCATGGGGCCGCCTGAGGCACGGAAAGTGGCGGCCATCTTTGCCGATGTGACCCAGCGTTTCCTCACTGAAAAAGCGCTGCGTGATAGTGAGGAACGCTATCGAAATCTTTTCACCTCCATCGATGAAGGCGTGGGCCTCTGCGAGATGCTGTATGATGAGCACGGCAAGGCGTTTGACTACCGCATTCTGGAGGTGAACCCGGCCTTCGCGAAAAACACCGGACTCACACCGGAGACGGTCGTGGGGAAGACGGCACGGGAACTCATGCTGGCGCCGGAGGAGCGCATCGCCCGGTATGCGCAGGTGTTGGCCACGGGCGAGCCACTCCGCTATCAATACTACGTGGAACCGATCGGCCGCTGGCTGGATGTTTTTGTCTCGCGCGTCGGGGGAGATGGGAGTCCGTTTTTCGTGCCTGTCTTCAACGACATCACCGCGCGCATGGAGGCCGAGACGGTGCTGAAGGCGGCCAAAGAAACAGCGGAGGCGGCGAATGCGGCCAAGGACAAATTCCTCGCCGTGCTGAGCCACGAACTGCGCACGCCACTGACGCCGGTGCTCATGACCGCGGCAGCACGCGAGCTGGATCCGGACATCTCACCGGCCTTGCGTGAGGACATGGCCATGATTCGCAGAAACGTGGAGCTGGAGACCAAGCTCATCGACGACCTGCTGGATCTCAGCCGCATCACCAGTGGGAAGCTCGCCCTCCGCATGGAGGCGCTGGAGTTGAATACCATCGTTCGTCACGTGTGCTCCATCTGTCGTCCGCAGATGCAGGAGAAGGAGGTGCAACTTCACATGGACTTTGACCCGGATGCGGGCCGCGTGATGGCGGACCCGGCGCGTCTCCAGCAGATCCTCTGGAACATTCTCAGGAACGCCGCGAAGTTCACACCTGACGGAGGAGAGATCATGGTGGCCACGCGACGGAGTTCGCCAGAGCGCGTGGTGGTGCAGATCACGGACAGCGGCATCGGCATTTCTCCCGAAGTTTTGCCAAACATTTTTGAAGCGTTTGAGCAGGGGGACAGCCAGATCACGCGGAAGTTCGGCGGGCTGGGTCTGGGGCTCTCCATTTCCAAAGCTCTCACGGCGCTGCATGGCGGTGTCATCTCCGTGGCGAGTGAAGGAAACGGCAGGGGAAGCATCTTCACGCTTGAGCTGCCGGCGCATCACGAAGAGCCGTCCGAGGGACTCTCCTCGTCATCCCCCCAAGCGGAGAGTGGCAACGGGGAGATCCGGGTGCTGCTGGTGGAGGATCATGCCGACACGGCGCGGGTGCTGGCCATGCTGCTGCGCCGTGCGGGCTATGAGGTGGATCCTGCTGACAGCGTGGCCGCCGCGATCCGGCTTGCCACGGCGCATCGCTATGATCTTCTGGTGAGCGATCTTGGACTGCCGGATGGATCCGGCTACGAAGTGATGAAACGTCTTCGCGAGAAAGGTCCGATGAAAGGTATCGCCATGAGCGGCTATGGCATGGACGAAGATATACGCCGGAGTTTTGAGGCCGGCTTCAGCGAGCATGTGGTGAAGCCGGTGAATGGCGCACACCTTCAGGCAGTGATGCAACGCGTGCTGCACCAGGCGTGA
- the rplI gene encoding 50S ribosomal protein L9, which produces MATTQVILKEKIASLGAEGDIVKVRTGYARNFLLPKAKAYEATAGNLRHQANLQKVRAEREAKEVEEAEKLASKLKKLKLKLTLATGQGGKAFGSITTKDIVEAVAASTAKVTLDRHQIELEKPIKSTGTFEVPVKLQAGVECFLKITVAAAEAGAEAASEEGEESAE; this is translated from the coding sequence ATGGCTACCACCCAAGTCATCCTCAAAGAAAAGATCGCCAGCCTCGGAGCCGAGGGTGACATTGTGAAAGTGCGTACCGGCTACGCTCGCAACTTCCTCCTCCCCAAGGCCAAGGCCTACGAAGCCACCGCTGGCAACCTCCGTCACCAGGCCAACCTCCAGAAGGTCCGCGCCGAGCGCGAAGCCAAGGAAGTGGAAGAAGCCGAGAAGCTCGCCAGCAAGCTGAAGAAGCTCAAGCTGAAGCTCACCCTCGCCACCGGCCAGGGCGGCAAGGCCTTCGGTTCCATCACCACGAAGGACATCGTGGAAGCAGTGGCCGCCAGCACCGCCAAGGTCACGCTGGACCGCCACCAGATCGAGCTCGAGAAGCCCATCAAGAGCACCGGCACCTTCGAAGTTCCCGTCAAGCTTCAGGCTGGCGTGGAGTGCTTCCTGAAGATCACCGTCGCCGCTGCTGAAGCCGGCGCCGAAGCCGCTTCCGAAGAAGGCGAAGAATCTGCCGAGTAA
- the dnaB gene encoding replicative DNA helicase — protein MPPEKAPNVTPFDPNVAPAGGQGFQKGQGQQGGFQGKPRPAVDINDPTRSLPWDSDAEKGVLSCFLHDPTNLLNDAQVSIPDEAFYHPANQLLYKVMKEFNNGTRPVEYIALTNYLRDAGMLERIGGAGTLSELLNFVPTPAHYGYYKGILRDKHLLRRIIHACTESVQNAYEFNEDVPSLLDRVEERVMSVRDDTESRDTIKPLKHHVMEAFDSIEEMLKDPGKLRGIPTGYRKLDALSNGLQGGEMFVLAARPSMGKTSLVMNMVEHAALGSEIPVAVFSLEMSAVMLVRRLIVARAGVSMSRIMNGMLSREELRAVTRACSDLQKANIFIDETPGLNILDFRAKCRRLKKQHNIGMIAIDYLQLMTAPTKKSDSRQNEIAAISAGIKAVAKELNVPVVVLAQLNRAVESRKGQRPMLSDLRESGSIEQDADMVGLLTRADYAGSKQEEDSKDRKDAEADDEANKGKGLLIIAKNRNGPTDDVPLKFIAELMRFTEREFDENEKDAGD, from the coding sequence ATGCCTCCCGAAAAAGCTCCCAACGTCACGCCATTCGATCCGAATGTGGCGCCAGCTGGAGGGCAGGGATTTCAGAAGGGACAAGGACAACAGGGCGGCTTCCAGGGCAAGCCACGCCCTGCGGTGGACATCAACGATCCTACTCGCTCCCTTCCCTGGGACTCCGATGCAGAGAAGGGCGTGCTCTCGTGCTTCCTCCACGATCCCACCAACCTGCTGAACGATGCGCAGGTGAGCATTCCCGACGAGGCCTTCTACCACCCGGCGAACCAGCTCCTGTACAAGGTGATGAAGGAGTTCAACAACGGCACGCGCCCTGTTGAATACATCGCGCTCACAAACTACCTGCGCGATGCAGGCATGCTGGAGAGGATTGGCGGCGCCGGCACGCTCTCCGAGCTGCTGAACTTCGTCCCCACGCCCGCGCACTACGGCTACTACAAGGGCATCCTGCGCGACAAGCATCTCCTGCGCCGCATCATTCACGCCTGCACCGAGAGCGTGCAGAATGCGTACGAGTTCAACGAGGATGTCCCCTCCCTGCTCGACCGCGTGGAAGAGCGCGTGATGAGCGTGCGCGATGACACCGAGAGTCGCGACACGATCAAGCCACTGAAGCATCACGTGATGGAGGCCTTTGACTCCATCGAGGAAATGCTCAAGGACCCGGGCAAGCTCCGCGGCATTCCCACGGGCTACCGCAAGCTCGATGCCCTGAGCAACGGCCTGCAGGGTGGTGAAATGTTCGTCCTGGCTGCTCGTCCCTCGATGGGCAAGACCTCACTCGTGATGAACATGGTGGAGCACGCCGCTCTCGGTTCAGAGATTCCTGTCGCGGTCTTCAGCCTTGAAATGAGCGCCGTCATGCTGGTGCGCCGTCTCATTGTAGCGCGCGCCGGTGTCTCCATGAGCCGCATCATGAATGGCATGCTCAGCCGCGAAGAGCTGCGCGCCGTGACCCGCGCCTGCTCAGACCTGCAAAAGGCCAACATCTTCATCGACGAAACCCCGGGCCTGAACATCCTGGACTTCCGCGCGAAGTGCCGCCGCCTGAAAAAGCAGCATAACATTGGCATGATTGCCATCGACTACCTCCAGTTGATGACCGCGCCGACGAAGAAGTCCGACAGCCGTCAGAACGAAATCGCCGCCATCTCCGCCGGTATCAAGGCAGTGGCCAAGGAATTGAATGTTCCGGTCGTTGTGCTCGCCCAGCTCAACCGCGCGGTGGAGTCCCGCAAAGGCCAGCGCCCCATGCTGAGTGACCTTCGTGAATCCGGCTCCATCGAGCAGGACGCGGACATGGTGGGCCTCCTCACCCGCGCCGACTACGCCGGCAGTAAGCAGGAGGAAGATTCCAAGGATCGCAAGGACGCCGAAGCGGACGATGAGGCAAACAAGGGCAAGGGCCTCCTCATCATCGCCAAGAATCGTAACGGCCCCACCGACGACGTGCCCCTGAAGTTCATCGCTGAACTCATGCGTTTCACTGAGCGCGAGTTCGACGAAAACGAAAAGGATGCCGGGGATTGA
- a CDS encoding VOC family protein, producing MEPRISLLTLGVADLPRAVRFYRDGLGFSTSYEEGGPVAFFRTGGVRLALFPFHALAEDISPDTPVPAAGAPGITIAHNVREKAQVAEVLALAERAGGTIVKPAQDAFWGGHYGYFRDLDGHYWEVAWNPDFAIGEGGLLEIG from the coding sequence ATGGAACCTCGTATTTCCCTCCTCACGCTCGGTGTTGCTGATCTGCCGCGTGCCGTTCGATTCTACCGGGACGGTCTCGGATTCTCCACCTCCTATGAAGAAGGCGGCCCAGTGGCGTTTTTCCGCACGGGTGGAGTGCGACTGGCGCTTTTCCCTTTCCACGCGCTGGCGGAGGATATTTCGCCGGACACGCCTGTGCCGGCGGCGGGAGCACCGGGAATCACGATTGCCCACAACGTCCGCGAAAAGGCGCAGGTGGCAGAAGTCCTGGCGCTGGCGGAGCGGGCTGGGGGCACCATCGTAAAACCCGCGCAGGATGCCTTCTGGGGCGGGCACTATGGATACTTCCGCGATCTGGATGGCCACTATTGGGAAGTGGCGTGGAATCCGGACTTCGCGATTGGCGAGGGTGGTTTGCTCGAAATCGGCTGA
- a CDS encoding phospho-sugar mutase, with protein sequence MSLESTLQQAAADGKLLETSLKNIQSLLAGSTNPVYLLSVQELVDAGAWTELNDRFFASLKFGTGGLRGRTIGKIVTKAEQGTAAPGERPSFACVGTNSMNEYNVSRATQGLANYCVKYRKNAGVSGRPRIVFAHDTRHFSTEFARKCAQIATDLGCDVSLFDGPRATPEMSFAVRELRADAGVMLTASHNPAHDNGYKVNFADGAGIIEPHATGIITEVNAIKSESYTPLPEAERGELALLGEEMDEIYLKRVETLMLQPQLLEKAKSLKIVYTALHGAGGVLVPRILRQLGFNLLTVPEQDIFDGRFPTVASPNPENAPALAMAVALADKENADIVIGTDPDCDRMGVGVRARNGKMQLLTGNQIGSLMGWYRIKTMFDLGILNDANKDHAVLIKTFVTTDLQAAVAKAYGINVVNTLTGFKYISAKLEKYEQALPAEVKKNYRDLSEAETRELRLKYSKFFVFGGEESYGYLGTDFTRDKDGNGAVVMFAEVAAYAASQGRQLVDLLDDIYAEFGYFLESNHSKTFEGAEGAAKIQKLADSYVNNPPTTFDGSPVTAVKDYSKGGHKDEEGDDIPKEKMLWVFLEDGRAFAVRPSGTEPKIKYYLYGKQQPKSGKFIAEELVAAKEKVSAGLKTLWTAIEEDVEKRLV encoded by the coding sequence ATGTCCCTCGAATCCACCCTCCAGCAGGCCGCCGCAGACGGCAAACTTCTCGAAACGTCCCTCAAGAACATCCAGTCCCTGCTGGCTGGCAGCACGAATCCCGTCTACCTCCTCAGCGTCCAGGAACTCGTGGACGCCGGTGCATGGACGGAGCTGAATGATCGCTTCTTCGCCTCGCTGAAGTTTGGCACTGGCGGTCTCCGCGGACGCACCATTGGCAAGATCGTCACCAAGGCCGAGCAGGGCACCGCAGCTCCTGGCGAGCGCCCCAGCTTCGCCTGTGTGGGCACGAACTCGATGAACGAGTACAACGTCTCGCGTGCCACCCAGGGTCTCGCGAATTACTGCGTCAAGTATCGCAAGAACGCCGGCGTCAGTGGCAGGCCGCGCATCGTCTTCGCGCATGACACACGTCATTTCTCCACCGAGTTCGCCCGGAAGTGTGCGCAGATCGCCACTGACCTCGGCTGCGATGTCTCGCTTTTCGACGGCCCGCGCGCCACACCGGAAATGTCCTTCGCCGTGCGTGAACTGCGCGCCGACGCCGGCGTGATGCTCACCGCCTCGCACAACCCCGCTCACGACAACGGTTATAAGGTGAACTTCGCCGATGGCGCCGGCATCATCGAGCCGCACGCCACCGGCATCATCACCGAGGTGAATGCGATCAAGTCCGAGAGCTACACTCCCCTCCCCGAAGCCGAACGCGGCGAACTCGCTCTGCTGGGCGAAGAGATGGATGAAATCTACCTCAAGCGCGTGGAGACCCTCATGCTGCAGCCGCAGCTTCTGGAGAAGGCGAAGAGCTTGAAGATCGTCTACACCGCCCTGCACGGCGCCGGTGGCGTGCTCGTGCCGCGCATCCTGCGCCAGCTCGGCTTCAATCTCCTCACGGTGCCCGAGCAGGACATTTTTGACGGACGCTTCCCCACCGTGGCCTCGCCGAATCCGGAGAACGCTCCCGCGCTCGCCATGGCCGTGGCGCTCGCGGACAAGGAGAATGCCGACATCGTCATCGGCACCGACCCGGACTGCGACCGCATGGGCGTAGGTGTCCGTGCGCGCAACGGCAAGATGCAGCTCCTCACGGGCAACCAGATTGGTTCGCTCATGGGCTGGTACCGCATCAAGACCATGTTCGACCTGGGCATCCTCAATGATGCCAACAAGGATCACGCGGTGCTCATCAAGACCTTCGTCACCACCGACCTCCAGGCCGCCGTGGCCAAGGCCTACGGTATCAATGTGGTGAACACGCTGACCGGCTTCAAGTACATCAGTGCGAAGCTGGAGAAGTACGAGCAGGCTCTCCCCGCCGAGGTGAAGAAAAACTACCGCGACCTCAGCGAAGCCGAGACACGCGAACTGCGTCTGAAGTACAGCAAGTTCTTCGTCTTCGGCGGTGAAGAAAGCTACGGCTACCTCGGCACCGACTTCACCCGTGACAAGGACGGCAATGGCGCCGTGGTCATGTTCGCCGAAGTCGCCGCCTACGCCGCCTCACAGGGCCGCCAACTCGTCGACCTGCTGGATGACATCTATGCCGAGTTCGGTTACTTCCTGGAATCGAACCACAGCAAGACCTTCGAAGGCGCGGAAGGCGCCGCGAAGATCCAGAAGCTGGCCGACTCCTACGTGAACAATCCGCCCACCACCTTCGACGGCAGCCCTGTCACCGCCGTGAAGGATTACAGCAAGGGCGGCCACAAGGACGAAGAAGGCGACGACATCCCCAAGGAAAAGATGCTCTGGGTTTTCCTCGAAGACGGCCGCGCCTTCGCCGTGCGCCCCAGCGGCACCGAGCCCAAGATCAAATACTACCTCTACGGCAAACAACAGCCCAAGAGCGGCAAGTTCATCGCCGAAGAACTGGTCGCCGCGAAGGAGAAAGTCAGCGCTGGTCTCAAGACCTTGTGGACGGCGATCGAGGAGGATGTGGAGAAGCGGCTGGTGTAA
- a CDS encoding nucleotide pyrophosphatase/phosphodiesterase family protein, with product MQRTAILNVVGLTPRLISEATPKIRAFMERHRIARVQPGLPAVTTTMQSTYLTGRLPRDHGIVGNGWYDREYSEHRFWKQSNNLVSGEKLWEALRRVDPEFTCAKLFWWYNMYSSADFSITPRPLYPADGRKVFDIHTQPMGMRERIKKDLGSFPFPHFWGPASSIKSTAWIAESAKWVEERCWPSLNLVYLPHLDYDLQRYGPDMEKIAPALKEIDDVVGDLIAFFEARSIKVILLSEYGITEVDRPVHLNRIFREKGWLSIKNELGRETLDLGGSKVVMIPDHQVAHIYFNDFSIAPEVIEVLKSTPGVQQVLGKQEKFFAGLDHYRSGDLVAVSDFRSWFTYYYWDNDKMAPDFARCVDIHRKPGYDPVELFLDPKIKRPKLKLGWKLAVKTMRFRTLFDVIPLDATLVKGSHGRVPDDTQDWPVLIGDLPNLPRSMSVSAHEVFGHLYEHCARGSGYGRVGV from the coding sequence ATGCAGCGCACTGCCATTCTGAACGTCGTGGGTCTCACGCCCCGCCTCATCTCTGAGGCCACGCCGAAAATCCGTGCCTTCATGGAGCGGCATCGCATCGCGCGAGTGCAGCCGGGACTGCCAGCGGTGACGACGACGATGCAGAGCACCTACCTCACGGGCAGGCTGCCGCGGGATCACGGCATCGTGGGGAATGGCTGGTACGACCGCGAGTACTCTGAGCACCGCTTCTGGAAGCAGAGCAACAACCTCGTGTCCGGGGAGAAGCTCTGGGAGGCGCTGCGGCGCGTGGATCCGGAGTTCACCTGCGCGAAGCTTTTCTGGTGGTACAACATGTACTCCAGCGCGGACTTCTCCATCACCCCGAGACCGCTGTATCCGGCGGATGGACGCAAGGTCTTCGACATCCACACGCAACCGATGGGCATGCGTGAGCGGATCAAGAAGGATCTGGGCAGCTTCCCCTTTCCTCATTTCTGGGGTCCGGCCTCCAGCATCAAGAGCACGGCGTGGATCGCGGAGTCCGCGAAGTGGGTGGAGGAGCGCTGCTGGCCCAGCCTGAATCTCGTGTACCTGCCGCACCTGGACTATGACCTCCAGAGGTATGGTCCGGACATGGAGAAAATCGCCCCGGCGCTCAAGGAGATCGATGACGTGGTGGGGGACCTGATTGCGTTCTTCGAGGCGCGCAGCATCAAGGTCATCCTGCTCAGCGAGTACGGCATCACCGAGGTGGATCGCCCCGTGCACCTGAACCGCATCTTCCGGGAGAAGGGCTGGTTGAGCATCAAGAACGAACTCGGCCGCGAGACGCTGGACCTCGGCGGGAGCAAGGTGGTGATGATCCCGGACCACCAGGTGGCGCACATCTACTTCAATGATTTCTCCATCGCGCCGGAGGTGATCGAGGTGCTGAAGAGCACGCCGGGGGTGCAGCAGGTCCTCGGGAAGCAGGAGAAGTTCTTCGCCGGGCTGGACCACTACCGCAGCGGTGACCTCGTGGCGGTGTCGGACTTCCGAAGCTGGTTCACCTATTACTATTGGGACAATGACAAGATGGCTCCCGATTTTGCGCGTTGCGTGGACATCCATCGCAAGCCCGGGTACGACCCCGTGGAGCTCTTCCTCGATCCTAAGATCAAGCGGCCGAAGCTGAAGCTGGGATGGAAACTGGCAGTGAAGACGATGCGCTTCCGCACGCTCTTCGATGTGATTCCGCTCGATGCGACGCTGGTGAAAGGCTCACACGGTCGCGTGCCGGATGACACGCAGGACTGGCCGGTGCTGATTGGAGATTTGCCGAATCTGCCGAGGTCCATGAGTGTTTCCGCACATGAGGTGTTCGGCCATTTGTACGAGCACTGCGCGCGTGGGAGCGGGTATGGCAGGGTGGGGGTGTGA